One stretch of Anolis carolinensis isolate JA03-04 chromosome 3, rAnoCar3.1.pri, whole genome shotgun sequence DNA includes these proteins:
- the LOC134297831 gene encoding uncharacterized protein LOC134297831, which yields MPPKKNVGGPKGKGPAKKIPAKRPPPPSGPSTEDEDSAQLLGVLVARIKALEREKAAAAAAEAQKAGGGSNTGLIKSLFSRISALEGERSAAVPVTDASLVTSTPVTAEAVPSTSAAAAEMRSAVSALEPTLLASRRRVLICGHSYVHWAERQARRGPYGQHLGLASLAFVEWRGRRCLRWEGLLPLLFGSGVRFPPDLIVMHLGGNDLGLLKGRALFLQVLNDMHKIQEVWPHTGLAWSAIIPRPRWPYGDGKKIGQSKETGQ from the exons ATGCCACCGAAGAAGAATGTTGGGGGGCCTAAGGGCAAGGGTCCTGCGAAGAAGATTCCAGCAAAGCGCCCGCCTCCACCAAGTGGTCCTTCAACCGAGGATGAAGACTCTGCACAGTTGTTGGGAGTGTTGGTCGCCCGGATCAAGGcactggaaagagagaaagcagcgGCTGCTGCTGCGGAGGCGCAGAAGGCTGGTGGGGGCAGTAACACCGGGTTAATTAAGTCCTTATTTTCCCGTATTTCTGCCTTAGAAGGGGAAAGGAGTGCTGCGGTGCCTGTCACTGATGCGAGCCTGGTTACATCTACGCCGGTGACCGCTGAAGCTGTTCCATCTACTTCGGCGGCAGCAGCTGAGATGAGAAGTGCCGTATCCGCTTTAG AACCCACCCTGTTGGCGAGTAGACGACGCGTCCTGATTTGCGGGCACAGTTATGTGCACTGGGCAGAGCGACAGGCGCGCAGAGGTCCCTACGGCCAGCATCTCGGCCtcgcttccttggcttttgttgaaTGGAGGGGAAGAAGATGTCTGCGGTGGGAGGGTTTGCTCCCTTTGTTGTTTGGGTCAGGGGTCCGTTTTCCACCTGACCTTATTGTTATGCATTTGGGAGGCAACGATTTGGGGCTGCTTAAAGGCAGGGCCCTTTTTCTCCAGGTTTTAAATGACATGCACAAGATCCAGGAGGTGTGGCCTCATACCGGATTGGCATGGTCAGCAATTATTCCTAGGCCACGTTGGCCCTATGGGGACGGTAAAAAAATTGGACAAAGCAAGGAAACGGGTCAATAG